Proteins from one Bradyrhizobium amphicarpaeae genomic window:
- a CDS encoding cold-shock protein, producing MPQKGTVKWFNPTKGYGFIKPNGSDKDVFVHISAVERAGLSTLNENQVVEYDLVENRGKASAENLKVS from the coding sequence ATGCCGCAAAAGGGCACCGTCAAATGGTTCAACCCGACCAAGGGCTATGGGTTCATCAAGCCGAACGGCAGCGACAAGGACGTGTTCGTCCATATCTCCGCCGTCGAGCGCGCCGGACTCTCGACCCTCAACGAAAACCAAGTGGTTGAATACGACCTCGTGGAGAACCGCGGCAAGGCATCCGCGGAGAACCTCAAGGTCTCCTGA
- a CDS encoding autotransporter outer membrane beta-barrel domain-containing protein encodes MCCTSQPSGTRQTIGPDRAREIAAPVATAVALVLVVTMSATTPGFAQLAPPPPPTPSVISTNYDQSARNSTLDLGSNFLESLGNRASNGFDRTFRTNPGGGGAAASTEDPRYRTWFEGYGISVRTDPQGDFVGDKRKTVGGVAGFGARVAPGVNLGFSVDQSHTDVDVPLALQSATLDLTQIGFNGSVDKGPWTWAFAVVHGFGKVRSSRDTGLGFATAGYRAAIDGALTEISYYWTKDQMRIVPKGALEYVRATSAAFQEAGGLDPLNVGSTTLSRARIMIGAEIGRYFIIEQKILDLSAYGKLVDNFHQDLGSIQVSLGTQNIVVPGIGESRYGMDAGASASFSLTSVARLYVNYDGKFRNELTSHQGTVGFEYRW; translated from the coding sequence ATGTGCTGCACATCGCAGCCCTCCGGGACACGGCAGACGATCGGACCGGACCGCGCTCGCGAAATCGCGGCGCCGGTCGCGACGGCTGTCGCGCTGGTGCTCGTCGTGACGATGTCGGCAACGACGCCGGGGTTCGCTCAGCTTGCTCCGCCGCCGCCACCCACGCCGTCGGTCATCTCGACCAATTACGACCAGTCGGCCCGCAACAGCACGCTCGATCTCGGCTCAAACTTCCTGGAGTCGCTCGGCAACCGGGCATCGAACGGTTTCGACCGGACATTCCGGACCAATCCCGGCGGCGGCGGCGCGGCTGCCAGCACCGAAGATCCGCGCTACCGTACCTGGTTCGAGGGCTACGGCATCTCGGTCCGAACCGATCCGCAAGGCGACTTCGTCGGCGACAAGCGGAAGACGGTCGGTGGCGTCGCCGGCTTTGGCGCGCGCGTGGCCCCCGGCGTCAATCTCGGCTTCTCCGTCGACCAGAGCCACACCGACGTCGACGTGCCGCTGGCGCTGCAATCGGCGACGCTCGACCTGACGCAAATCGGCTTCAACGGCTCGGTCGACAAGGGGCCGTGGACCTGGGCCTTTGCCGTGGTGCACGGCTTCGGCAAGGTCCGTTCCAGCCGCGACACCGGCCTTGGCTTTGCGACCGCGGGCTATCGCGCCGCGATCGACGGCGCGCTGACCGAGATCAGCTATTACTGGACCAAGGACCAGATGCGGATCGTGCCCAAGGGCGCGCTGGAATATGTGCGTGCCACCAGCGCCGCGTTCCAGGAGGCCGGCGGCCTCGATCCACTCAACGTCGGTTCGACCACGCTCTCGCGCGCACGCATCATGATCGGGGCCGAGATCGGCCGCTACTTCATCATCGAGCAGAAGATCCTGGACCTGTCGGCCTACGGCAAGCTCGTCGACAATTTCCATCAGGATCTGGGATCGATCCAGGTCAGCCTCGGCACCCAGAACATCGTGGTGCCCGGCATCGGCGAGAGCCGTTACGGCATGGATGCAGGTGCTTCCGCTTCGTTCAGCCTGACCAGCGTGGCGCGGCTCTACGTCAATTACGACGGCAAGTTCCGCAACGAACTGACGTCACACCAGGGCACGGTCGGCTTCGAATATCGCTGGTAG
- a CDS encoding LysR family transcriptional regulator, whose amino-acid sequence MQQLLHRGAAMMQHREEALDASWDDLKLFLACAKYKSFRNAAEELGLTSTTLMRRIDRLEESIGCKLFLRDQSGLTLSDEGTAMIADVAHMERHAFNVFRRASRSSNDTSGTVRVAVTEGPGNFWILPRLIDFQKTYRKITVDLRCAMEQADVARLESDIAIQLEPPTNPDLIVAKLGRLHIYPFVSKEYESLYGLPTTLAELNNHRIIKQSAPQVDDGAYARVLGLKSLEGIVGIKTNSSVGALYAVERGAGIGFLPTVSIALGVPLIAVDLGVSHHADLWLTYHKEFRTSERHKIVIDWLKKIFDPKTYPCFRDEFIHPNALVPMMTAAREGFGLTGYVAATPT is encoded by the coding sequence GCACCGTGAAGAAGCCCTGGATGCGTCCTGGGACGATTTGAAACTGTTTTTAGCGTGCGCAAAATATAAAAGTTTTCGCAATGCCGCCGAGGAACTCGGGCTGACCTCGACCACGCTGATGCGCCGGATCGACCGGCTCGAAGAGAGCATCGGCTGCAAGTTGTTCCTCCGCGACCAGAGCGGGCTCACGCTCAGCGATGAAGGCACCGCGATGATCGCCGACGTTGCGCATATGGAGCGTCATGCGTTCAACGTCTTTCGGCGCGCCTCGCGGTCGTCGAACGACACTTCCGGCACCGTGCGCGTCGCGGTGACCGAAGGCCCCGGCAATTTCTGGATCCTGCCGCGACTGATCGACTTCCAGAAGACCTACCGCAAGATCACCGTCGATTTGCGCTGCGCGATGGAGCAGGCCGACGTCGCGCGGCTTGAATCGGACATCGCGATCCAGCTCGAGCCTCCGACCAATCCCGACCTGATCGTCGCCAAGCTCGGCCGTCTGCACATCTACCCGTTCGTCTCCAAGGAGTACGAGAGCCTCTACGGCCTGCCGACGACGCTCGCCGAACTGAATAACCACCGCATCATCAAGCAGAGCGCGCCGCAGGTCGACGACGGCGCCTACGCCCGCGTGCTTGGACTGAAGTCGCTCGAGGGCATCGTCGGGATCAAGACCAATTCCTCGGTCGGCGCGCTCTATGCCGTCGAGCGCGGCGCCGGCATCGGCTTCCTGCCGACGGTCTCGATCGCGCTCGGGGTGCCGTTGATCGCCGTCGATCTCGGCGTCAGCCACCACGCCGATCTCTGGCTCACTTATCACAAGGAGTTCCGGACCTCCGAGCGCCACAAGATCGTGATCGACTGGCTGAAGAAGATCTTCGATCCCAAGACCTATCCCTGCTTCCGCGACGAGTTCATCCATCCGAACGCGCTGGTGCCGATGATGACGGCCGCGCGCGAGGGCTTTGGATTGACGGGATATGTCGCGGCGACGCCGACTTAG